Proteins encoded within one genomic window of Sphingomonas cannabina:
- the gatA gene encoding Asp-tRNA(Asn)/Glu-tRNA(Gln) amidotransferase subunit GatA, translating into MAELTDLGVAAIRDGVRAGDFSAREVADAFITRVGAAKALNAFLVETPDHALAAAKATDDARAAGEELKPLAGVPIGMKDLFCTAGVPATAASHILEGFTPTYESTVSGNLWRAGAGMLGKLNMDQFAMGSSNETSHFGNVISPWRRNDGGNAPLAPGGSSGGSSAAIAARLCPGATGTDTGGSIRQPAAFTGISGIKPTYGRCSRWGVIAFASSLDQAGPMARDVRDCAILLEAMAGFDPKDATSLDLPVPQWEAGLSSDLKGKRIGIPREYRVDGMPAEIEALWQQGIDWLKDAGAEVVEVSLPHTRYALPAYYIIAPAEASSNLARYDGVRYGQRELPDGAGLQDMYAATRAAGFGDEVKRRIMIGTYVLSAGFYDAYYTQAQKVRTLIARDFEQVWEICDLLLTPTAPSAAFALGEKSADPIAMYLNDVFTVPSSLAGLPAMSVPGGLDAGGLPLGLQIIGKPLDEQGVLDAGLAIEQRAGFTARPDAWW; encoded by the coding sequence ATGGCCGAGCTCACCGATCTCGGCGTCGCAGCGATCCGCGACGGCGTCCGCGCGGGCGATTTCTCCGCACGCGAGGTGGCCGATGCCTTCATTACCCGCGTCGGCGCGGCCAAGGCGCTCAACGCCTTTCTGGTCGAGACTCCCGATCACGCGCTCGCCGCCGCCAAGGCCACCGACGACGCGCGTGCGGCAGGGGAGGAGCTCAAGCCCCTTGCCGGCGTGCCGATCGGCATGAAGGACCTGTTCTGCACCGCGGGCGTGCCAGCGACCGCGGCCAGCCACATCCTCGAAGGCTTCACGCCGACCTACGAATCGACCGTGTCGGGCAATCTCTGGCGCGCGGGCGCCGGGATGCTCGGCAAGCTCAACATGGACCAGTTCGCGATGGGCTCGTCCAACGAGACGAGCCATTTCGGCAACGTCATCTCGCCATGGCGTCGCAACGACGGCGGCAACGCTCCGCTCGCGCCGGGCGGGTCCTCGGGCGGAAGCTCGGCGGCGATCGCGGCGCGGCTGTGCCCGGGCGCGACCGGAACCGACACCGGCGGCTCGATCCGCCAGCCGGCCGCCTTCACCGGCATCTCGGGCATCAAGCCGACCTACGGCCGCTGCTCGCGCTGGGGCGTGATCGCCTTTGCCTCCTCGCTCGATCAGGCGGGGCCGATGGCGCGCGACGTGCGCGACTGCGCGATCCTGCTGGAGGCGATGGCGGGATTCGATCCCAAGGACGCGACCTCGCTCGACCTGCCGGTGCCGCAGTGGGAAGCGGGATTATCAAGCGATCTCAAGGGCAAGCGGATCGGTATTCCCAGGGAGTATCGGGTCGACGGCATGCCCGCCGAAATCGAGGCGCTGTGGCAGCAGGGCATTGACTGGCTGAAGGACGCCGGCGCCGAGGTCGTCGAGGTGTCGCTGCCGCATACCCGATACGCCCTTCCGGCCTATTACATCATCGCGCCGGCGGAGGCGTCGTCGAACCTCGCCCGCTACGACGGCGTGCGCTACGGCCAGCGCGAGCTGCCCGACGGCGCCGGCCTGCAGGACATGTATGCGGCGACGCGCGCGGCCGGCTTCGGCGACGAGGTCAAGCGCCGCATCATGATCGGCACCTATGTGCTCTCGGCCGGCTTCTACGATGCCTATTACACCCAGGCGCAGAAGGTCCGCACCCTGATCGCGCGCGATTTCGAGCAGGTGTGGGAGATCTGCGATCTGCTGCTGACCCCGACCGCGCCCTCGGCCGCCTTCGCCCTGGGCGAGAAGAGCGCCGATCCGATCGCGATGTACCTGAACGACGTCTTCACCGTGCCGTCGAGCCTCGCCGGCCTGCCGGCGATGAGCGTGCCGGGCGGCCTCGACGCGGGCGGCTTGCCGCTCGGCCTCCAGATCATCGGCAAGCCGCTCGACGAGCAGGGCGTCCTCGACGCCGGCCTGGCGATCGAGCAGCGTGCGGGCTTCACGGCCCGGCCGGATGCCTGGTGGTAG
- the gatC gene encoding Asp-tRNA(Asn)/Glu-tRNA(Gln) amidotransferase subunit GatC translates to MSIDIATVKKVASLARIAITEEEAERLAPELANILGWIEQLGEVDTSSVQPMTAVIPNHLRLRDDVVTDGGVREQVLANAPQAEHGFFTVPKVIE, encoded by the coding sequence ATGTCCATCGACATTGCCACCGTGAAGAAGGTCGCGAGCCTGGCGCGCATCGCGATCACCGAGGAGGAGGCCGAACGCCTCGCTCCCGAGCTTGCCAACATTCTCGGCTGGATCGAGCAGCTGGGCGAGGTCGACACCTCGTCCGTGCAGCCGATGACCGCCGTGATCCCCAACCACCTGCGCCTGCGCGACGACGTCGTCACCGACGGCGGCGTGCGCGAACAGGTGCTGGCGAACGCGCCCCAGGCCGAGCATGGCTTCTTCACCGTGCCGAAGGTGATCGAATAA
- a CDS encoding DUF3089 domain-containing protein — MARKFLYVIAGLIVLAIAATFAYRLFGVQLLRQAMVPGTSFQAQPAMARGIYARRDMWIARPDLPGNPALWTPAGMAPAKNLPAAVFFIHPTSYLDRARWNAPLDNREANDRAALFLRGQASAFNGVGGIWAPRYRQATFGAFLTNQADAQKALDLAYRDVTLAFDRFLEEAGDRPIILAGHSQGALHLTRLLHDRIAGTPLAKRIVAAYVVGWPVSRTADLPALGLPECAAADQAGCILSWQSFAEPADPSLIVDTFDGTKGFTGAPRKGTPMICTNPLTGTPGATAPASANLGTLFPNADLSGATLQPGRVPARCDGRGFLLIGSGPEVGPYVLPGNNYHVFDYSLFWANVRADAARRLKAFQARK; from the coding sequence GTGGCCAGGAAATTCCTCTATGTCATCGCAGGACTGATCGTGCTCGCCATCGCCGCCACCTTTGCCTACCGCCTGTTCGGCGTGCAGCTGCTCAGGCAGGCGATGGTGCCGGGCACGTCGTTCCAGGCGCAGCCGGCGATGGCGCGCGGCATCTATGCCCGGCGCGACATGTGGATCGCGCGGCCCGACCTGCCGGGCAATCCCGCGCTGTGGACGCCGGCCGGCATGGCGCCTGCCAAAAATCTGCCGGCGGCGGTGTTTTTCATCCATCCGACGTCTTATCTCGACCGGGCGCGCTGGAACGCGCCGCTCGACAACAGGGAAGCGAACGATCGCGCCGCGCTGTTCCTGCGGGGGCAGGCGAGCGCATTCAACGGCGTCGGCGGCATCTGGGCGCCGCGTTATCGCCAGGCGACGTTCGGGGCGTTCCTGACCAACCAGGCGGATGCGCAGAAAGCGCTCGACCTCGCCTATCGCGACGTGACGCTCGCGTTCGACCGGTTCCTGGAGGAAGCGGGCGACCGGCCGATCATCCTGGCCGGCCACAGCCAGGGGGCGCTGCACCTGACGCGGCTGCTGCACGACCGCATCGCCGGGACGCCGCTCGCGAAGCGGATCGTCGCGGCCTATGTCGTCGGCTGGCCGGTGTCGCGCACCGCCGACTTGCCGGCACTCGGCCTGCCGGAGTGCGCCGCGGCCGACCAGGCCGGCTGCATCCTGTCCTGGCAGAGCTTTGCCGAGCCGGCCGATCCGTCGCTGATCGTCGACACTTTCGACGGGACCAAGGGGTTCACGGGCGCGCCGCGCAAGGGAACGCCGATGATCTGCACCAACCCACTGACCGGCACGCCCGGCGCGACGGCGCCGGCGAGCGCCAACCTCGGTACGCTGTTCCCCAATGCCGATCTCAGCGGCGCGACGCTGCAGCCGGGCCGGGTGCCGGCGCGGTGCGACGGGCGCGGGTTCCTGCTGATCGGAAGCGGGCCGGAGGTCGGGCCCTATGTGCTGCCGGGGAATAACTATCATGTGTTCGACTACAGCTTGTTCTGGGCGAACGTGCGCGCGGATGCGGCGCGGCGGCTGAAGGCGTTCCAGGCGCGGAAGTAA
- the ruvX gene encoding Holliday junction resolvase RuvX — translation MITTDPTQFHATLPDGGRLLGLDVGTKTIGTALCDAGWSFASPAPLVRRTKFTADKAALAAMLGPQAVKGVVIGLPLNLDGSDSPRTQSTRAFARNVEDWGLPILLWDERWSTVAVERTMIEQDLSRAKRAERVDSLAAAHILQAAIDALVNV, via the coding sequence ATGATCACCACCGATCCAACACAGTTCCATGCGACGCTACCGGACGGCGGTCGCCTGCTCGGGCTCGATGTCGGGACGAAGACGATCGGCACGGCGCTGTGCGACGCGGGCTGGAGCTTCGCCTCCCCTGCCCCGTTGGTCCGGCGCACCAAGTTCACCGCGGACAAGGCGGCGCTCGCGGCGATGCTGGGGCCGCAGGCGGTGAAGGGGGTGGTGATCGGGCTTCCGCTCAATCTCGACGGCAGCGATTCCCCACGCACCCAATCGACGCGCGCCTTTGCCCGGAACGTCGAGGATTGGGGGCTACCCATCCTGTTGTGGGACGAGCGCTGGTCGACCGTGGCGGTCGAGCGGACGATGATCGAACAGGATCTCTCCCGCGCCAAGCGGGCCGAGCGCGTCGACAGCCTCGCCGCCGCGCACATCCTGCAGGCGGCGATCGATGCTTTGGTGAACGTCTAG
- a CDS encoding PilZ domain-containing protein encodes MASKAVHMADEAAPVERRAARRVPTPISCVSIHRVMGEPREAILRDLSIYGCRIEGDRPRKPGASVQLSLDGSDPVAARVVWRDGAMMGCRFDTPIDRSLLRAIVLKLV; translated from the coding sequence ATGGCTTCCAAAGCGGTGCATATGGCGGATGAGGCGGCGCCGGTCGAACGGCGCGCGGCGCGGCGCGTGCCGACGCCGATCTCCTGCGTCAGCATCCATCGCGTGATGGGCGAGCCGCGCGAGGCGATCCTGCGCGATCTCTCGATCTACGGCTGCCGCATCGAGGGCGACCGTCCGCGCAAGCCCGGCGCCTCGGTCCAGCTCAGCCTCGACGGCAGCGATCCCGTCGCCGCGCGCGTGGTGTGGCGCGACGGTGCGATGATGGGCTGCCGCTTCGATACCCCGATCGACCGTTCGCTGCTCCGCGCGATCGTCCTCAAGCTCGTCTAG
- a CDS encoding aspartate carbamoyltransferase catalytic subunit, whose translation MPASDHRPAALLRGREAFPHRHLVGIAGLQPHEIMFLLDEAEQWIDANRTRAKGDGRLAGLTQINAFFENSTRTLLSFEIAGKRLGADVVNMHAAQSSVKKGETLIDTAVTLNAMRADVIVIRHMSSGAVQLIADKVDCPVLNAGDGRHEHPTQALLDALTIRRRRGRVEGQRVVICGDLLHSRVARSNILALTALAAEVRVCAPSTLMPPAIEAFGVTPFTDFDAALEGADVVMMLRVQNERMSGGFIPSTREFHARYGLTPERLARAKDDALVMHPGPMNRGVEITSSVADHPSRSAITEQVEMGVAVRMACLDVLTRAERGVEGWA comes from the coding sequence ATGCCAGCATCCGATCACCGACCCGCCGCGCTCCTCAGGGGACGCGAGGCGTTCCCGCACAGGCATCTGGTCGGCATCGCCGGCCTCCAGCCGCACGAGATCATGTTCCTGCTCGACGAGGCCGAGCAGTGGATCGACGCCAACCGCACCCGCGCCAAGGGCGACGGGCGGCTGGCGGGGCTGACGCAGATCAACGCCTTCTTCGAGAACTCGACGCGCACGCTGCTGTCGTTCGAGATCGCGGGCAAAAGGCTGGGCGCCGACGTCGTCAACATGCACGCCGCCCAGTCCAGCGTGAAGAAGGGCGAGACGCTGATCGACACCGCGGTGACGCTCAACGCGATGCGCGCCGACGTGATCGTGATCCGCCACATGAGCTCGGGCGCGGTGCAGCTCATCGCGGACAAGGTCGATTGTCCGGTGCTCAACGCGGGCGACGGGCGGCACGAGCACCCCACGCAGGCGCTGCTCGACGCGCTGACGATCCGGCGGCGGCGCGGGCGCGTGGAGGGGCAGCGGGTGGTGATCTGCGGCGACCTGCTCCACAGCCGCGTCGCGCGGTCGAACATCCTGGCGCTGACCGCGCTGGCGGCGGAGGTGCGGGTGTGCGCGCCCTCGACGCTGATGCCGCCGGCGATCGAGGCATTCGGCGTCACGCCCTTCACCGATTTCGACGCCGCGCTGGAGGGGGCCGACGTGGTGATGATGCTGCGCGTCCAGAACGAGCGGATGTCGGGCGGCTTCATCCCCTCGACCCGCGAGTTCCATGCACGCTACGGCCTCACGCCCGAGCGGCTGGCGCGGGCCAAGGACGACGCGCTCGTGATGCATCCGGGGCCGATGAACCGGGGGGTCGAGATCACTTCGAGCGTGGCCGATCACCCGAGCCGCTCGGCGATCACCGAGCAGGTCGAGATGGGGGTGGCGGTGCGCATGGCCTGCCTCGACGTGCTGACCCGAGCCGAGCGCGGCGTGGAGGGCTGGGCATGA
- a CDS encoding dihydroorotase codes for MSRIAFTNARIVCPANGIRHGTLLIEGETIAAGEDVPADATVIDCAGKTLAPGIVDLGAFAVDKAACRDGGVVRVALMPDQSPVLDDPGIVRRAATMGKPELWVHPLGAATRGLAGTDLAEMAINASAGARAVATGRRWIADSGLMRKVLAYARDCGLAVVSHAEDTGLTGEAVATDGLTATLLGLPSAPAIAEALAIARDLMLAEETGARIHFRQVTTAAGFDLVRAAKRRGVAVTCGITPAHLLLSDIAVSDFRTYAHLSPPLRSEADRRACLAALRDGTIDVLASGDDPRGPEEKRLPFADSAPGAAGTRTLLALALGLARDAEMPPDRLFALLAANPARVLGLETGTLEPGRPADLILFDPDTPWQIDAEALGNTPFDGLPVQGRVLRMFKGGKEILG; via the coding sequence ATGAGCCGGATCGCCTTCACCAACGCCCGCATCGTCTGCCCGGCGAACGGCATCCGCCACGGCACGCTGCTGATCGAGGGCGAGACGATCGCCGCCGGCGAGGATGTGCCCGCCGATGCCACAGTGATCGACTGCGCGGGCAAGACGCTCGCGCCCGGCATCGTCGATCTCGGCGCCTTCGCGGTCGACAAGGCGGCGTGCCGCGACGGCGGCGTGGTCCGCGTCGCGCTGATGCCCGACCAGTCGCCGGTGCTCGACGATCCCGGCATCGTCCGCCGCGCCGCGACGATGGGCAAGCCGGAGCTGTGGGTCCATCCGCTCGGTGCCGCAACCAGGGGGCTGGCCGGCACCGACCTTGCCGAGATGGCGATCAACGCCTCGGCCGGCGCGCGCGCGGTGGCGACGGGACGGCGCTGGATCGCCGATTCGGGACTGATGCGCAAAGTGCTCGCCTATGCCCGCGACTGCGGCCTGGCGGTGGTGAGCCACGCCGAGGATACCGGCCTCACTGGCGAGGCGGTCGCCACCGACGGGCTGACCGCGACCCTGCTCGGCCTTCCCTCCGCGCCCGCGATCGCCGAGGCGCTGGCGATCGCGCGCGACCTGATGCTGGCGGAGGAGACCGGCGCGCGAATCCATTTCCGGCAGGTCACCACGGCAGCGGGCTTCGACCTGGTCCGCGCGGCCAAGCGGCGCGGCGTCGCCGTCACCTGCGGGATCACACCGGCGCACCTGCTGCTGTCGGACATCGCCGTCAGCGATTTCCGTACCTATGCGCACCTGTCGCCGCCGCTGCGGAGCGAGGCGGATCGCCGGGCCTGCCTGGCCGCGCTCAGGGACGGCACGATCGACGTGCTCGCCTCCGGCGACGATCCGCGCGGACCCGAGGAGAAGCGGTTGCCCTTCGCCGATTCGGCGCCGGGGGCGGCAGGCACGCGCACGTTGCTCGCGCTGGCGCTCGGCCTCGCGCGTGATGCGGAGATGCCGCCGGACCGGCTGTTCGCGCTGCTCGCCGCCAATCCGGCCAGGGTGCTGGGGCTGGAGACGGGTACGCTGGAGCCCGGCCGCCCCGCCGACCTGATCCTGTTCGACCCGGACACGCCGTGGCAGATCGACGCCGAGGCGCTCGGCAACACGCCGTTCGACGGCCTGCCGGTGCAGGGCCGCGTGCTCCGGATGTTCAAGGGCGGGAAGGAGATCCTGGGCTAG
- a CDS encoding SPOR domain-containing protein: protein MTFRTTIAAAALVGVTLAGSIAATAASDTGAPRRAAEQAGIAAKALARHKAGQAVTAAEAAVALQPREASYRTLLGQAYLMAGRFVSAGEALKDALTLNPADGAAALHLALAQIGTGDWGGARETLDAHRDSISAADRGLAMALAGDPVGAVELLIPAARAPEADAKIRQNLALSLALAGRWSDAKTVAALDVSPAEVDKRIVQWAAFARPSSASDQVAALLGVTPVKDAGQPQQLALSVTTRAVAAVAQVVDPVDAFMPGTGESPKAVAEAPAAPSVSEGAMPAPAPARVETVAEAAPAVGVSFAPRQEIVQPIPVARAAQARPIATRKPAAIVKAQPPKAFAPATGSYFVQLGAYENAAIAQEKWGGLSRRVAALSSLQPQGMQATVNGASFYRLSVGGFTRADATRLCGNVRRIGGRCFVRGAVGETIASWSRPRTGGGVQLAAR, encoded by the coding sequence ATGACGTTCCGCACCACCATCGCCGCTGCCGCGCTCGTCGGGGTGACGCTCGCCGGCAGCATCGCCGCCACCGCCGCGAGCGACACCGGCGCCCCGCGCCGCGCCGCCGAGCAGGCTGGCATTGCCGCCAAGGCGCTGGCCAGGCACAAGGCCGGGCAGGCGGTGACGGCGGCGGAGGCCGCGGTGGCTCTGCAGCCGCGCGAGGCGAGCTATCGCACGCTGCTGGGGCAGGCCTATCTGATGGCCGGCCGCTTCGTCTCGGCCGGCGAGGCGCTCAAGGACGCGCTGACGCTCAATCCCGCCGACGGCGCCGCGGCGCTGCACCTCGCGCTCGCGCAGATCGGCACCGGCGACTGGGGCGGCGCGCGCGAGACGCTCGATGCGCACCGCGACAGCATTTCCGCGGCCGACCGCGGCCTTGCGATGGCGTTGGCCGGCGATCCGGTCGGCGCGGTCGAGCTCCTGATCCCGGCGGCACGCGCGCCCGAGGCGGATGCGAAGATCCGCCAGAATCTCGCGCTGAGCCTCGCGCTCGCCGGCCGCTGGAGCGATGCCAAGACCGTCGCCGCGCTCGACGTGTCGCCGGCAGAGGTCGACAAGCGCATCGTGCAATGGGCCGCCTTCGCGCGCCCGAGCTCCGCATCCGACCAGGTCGCCGCGCTGCTCGGCGTGACGCCGGTCAAGGACGCCGGCCAGCCGCAGCAGCTCGCCCTCAGCGTGACGACGCGCGCCGTGGCCGCCGTCGCGCAGGTGGTCGATCCGGTCGACGCCTTCATGCCCGGCACCGGTGAATCACCCAAGGCTGTTGCGGAAGCTCCGGCAGCCCCGTCGGTGAGCGAGGGTGCCATGCCCGCTCCGGCGCCGGCGCGGGTCGAAACGGTCGCCGAAGCCGCTCCCGCGGTCGGAGTTTCGTTCGCGCCGCGCCAGGAGATCGTCCAGCCGATCCCGGTCGCGCGGGCCGCCCAGGCGCGGCCCATCGCCACGCGGAAGCCGGCTGCCATCGTCAAGGCCCAGCCGCCCAAGGCTTTCGCGCCCGCCACGGGCAGCTACTTCGTCCAGCTCGGCGCCTATGAGAATGCCGCTATTGCCCAGGAGAAGTGGGGAGGCCTGAGCCGCCGCGTCGCCGCGCTCTCGTCGCTGCAGCCGCAGGGGATGCAGGCGACGGTGAACGGCGCCAGCTTCTACCGCCTGTCTGTCGGCGGTTTCACCCGCGCCGATGCGACGCGGCTCTGCGGCAACGTCAGGCGTATCGGCGGCCGCTGCTTCGTGCGCGGCGCGGTGGGCGAGACGATTGCGAGCTGGTCCAGGCCCCGCACCGGCGGCGGCGTCCAGCTGGCCGCGCGCTGA
- a CDS encoding ParA family protein: MRVLAMASQKGGSGKTTLSGHLAVQAQMAGAGPVVLIDIDPQGSLSDWWNERDTDFPAFAQTTVARLAADLEVLRQQGFRLAVIDTPPAITMAIQSVIAVAELVVVPTRPSPHDLRAVGATVDLCDRAGKPLIFVVNGATPKARITSEAAVALSQHGTVAPVTLHHRTDFAASMIDGRTVMEVDPNGRSAAEVEALWTYVSDRLEKNFRRTVFAAPTQGVGFPAARPQGGFGRRVVS, from the coding sequence ATGCGCGTACTCGCGATGGCATCGCAGAAGGGCGGGTCCGGAAAGACGACGCTTTCCGGGCATCTCGCCGTGCAGGCGCAGATGGCGGGCGCAGGCCCGGTCGTGCTGATCGACATCGACCCGCAGGGGTCGCTCTCCGACTGGTGGAACGAGCGGGACACGGATTTCCCGGCCTTCGCCCAGACCACGGTCGCACGGCTCGCCGCCGATCTCGAAGTGTTGCGCCAGCAGGGCTTCCGCCTTGCCGTCATCGATACGCCGCCGGCGATCACCATGGCGATCCAGAGCGTGATCGCGGTCGCCGAGCTGGTCGTGGTCCCGACCCGGCCGAGCCCGCACGACCTGCGCGCGGTCGGCGCCACCGTCGACCTGTGCGACCGCGCCGGCAAGCCGCTGATCTTCGTCGTCAACGGCGCCACGCCTAAGGCGCGCATCACCAGCGAAGCCGCGGTCGCGCTGTCGCAGCACGGCACCGTCGCGCCGGTGACGCTGCACCACCGCACCGATTTCGCCGCGTCGATGATCGACGGCCGCACGGTGATGGAGGTCGATCCCAACGGCCGCTCCGCCGCCGAGGTCGAGGCACTGTGGACCTATGTCTCCGACCGGCTCGAGAAGAATTTCCGCCGCACCGTCTTCGCCGCGCCGACCCAGGGCGTCGGCTTCCCCGCGGCGCGGCCTCAGGGTGGCTTCGGCCGCCGGGTGGTGAGCTGA
- a CDS encoding SPOR domain-containing protein, whose protein sequence is MRHAWLGAAVLAAGLAVPAAADVKAGVDAWGRGEYKKAVEEWRGPALAGDPDAQFNLGQAYKLGRGVPVDLAMAEEWYRKAAQQGHPQAEDNYGLALFQNNKRDQALPWLEKSAGRGEPRAQYVLGTMYFNGDTVRRDWVKAYALVTRASAAGLPQASSALAQMDSAISLADRQRGTELARQYEAQAQRAQTTSALAASEDRPVRPIEAAPVPATRAPERVAANDTRRPSPPPAPPVRRDASRPSPAPRVDGGWRVQLGSFRETGNAHGLFATLQRKGAVGGLTPYFVKAGELTKLQVGPFPSSAAATQACSTIKRAGSECVPVRR, encoded by the coding sequence ATGAGACATGCATGGTTGGGTGCGGCGGTGCTGGCCGCCGGTCTGGCAGTGCCGGCCGCCGCCGACGTGAAGGCGGGCGTCGATGCCTGGGGGCGCGGCGAATACAAGAAGGCGGTCGAGGAATGGCGCGGCCCGGCGCTGGCCGGCGATCCCGATGCGCAGTTCAATCTTGGTCAGGCCTACAAGCTCGGGCGCGGCGTGCCGGTCGATCTGGCGATGGCCGAGGAATGGTACCGCAAGGCCGCGCAGCAGGGCCATCCGCAGGCTGAGGACAATTACGGGCTCGCGCTGTTCCAGAACAACAAGCGCGACCAGGCGCTGCCGTGGCTGGAGAAATCCGCCGGCCGCGGCGAGCCGCGGGCGCAGTATGTGCTCGGCACCATGTATTTCAACGGCGACACGGTGAGGCGCGACTGGGTGAAGGCCTATGCGCTGGTGACACGCGCCTCCGCCGCCGGGCTGCCGCAGGCGTCGAGCGCGCTGGCGCAGATGGACAGTGCCATCAGCCTCGCCGACCGCCAGCGCGGCACCGAGCTGGCGCGGCAATATGAAGCGCAGGCCCAGCGCGCGCAGACGACCAGCGCGCTTGCCGCGAGCGAGGACCGGCCCGTCCGTCCGATCGAGGCCGCGCCGGTGCCGGCGACGCGGGCTCCGGAGCGCGTCGCGGCGAACGACACTCGGCGGCCGAGTCCGCCCCCCGCGCCGCCGGTCAGGCGGGATGCGTCGCGTCCCTCCCCTGCCCCGCGCGTCGACGGCGGCTGGCGGGTACAGCTCGGCAGCTTCCGCGAGACCGGCAATGCGCACGGCCTGTTCGCCACGCTCCAGCGCAAGGGCGCGGTCGGCGGGCTCACGCCCTATTTCGTCAAGGCAGGCGAGCTGACCAAGCTCCAGGTCGGCCCCTTCCCCAGCAGCGCCGCCGCAACCCAGGCCTGCAGCACCATCAAGCGCGCCGGCAGCGAGTGCGTGCCGGTGCGGAGATAG
- a CDS encoding Dabb family protein produces MTMIAAGGAAVAAGPGVAAATPISATLVHHVLFWLKNPDSAEDRDQLIAGLRTLAGIEAIRGLHIGVPAPTEARDVVDASYDVSELMFFDSVADQKIYQDHPIHQQFVAKCSHLWRKVVVYDTLKA; encoded by the coding sequence ATGACGATGATCGCAGCTGGCGGCGCGGCCGTCGCAGCAGGCCCCGGCGTGGCGGCGGCAACGCCCATCTCCGCGACTCTGGTCCACCATGTTCTGTTCTGGCTGAAGAATCCCGATTCCGCCGAGGATCGCGATCAGCTGATCGCGGGCCTGCGGACGCTTGCCGGCATCGAGGCCATCCGCGGCCTCCATATCGGCGTACCCGCGCCGACCGAGGCGCGCGACGTGGTCGATGCCAGCTATGACGTGTCGGAGCTGATGTTCTTCGACAGCGTCGCCGATCAGAAGATCTATCAGGATCATCCCATCCATCAGCAATTCGTCGCCAAGTGCAGCCACCTGTGGCGCAAGGTGGTCGTCTACGACACGCTGAAGGCCTGA
- the serB gene encoding phosphoserine phosphatase SerB, with the protein MFIATLIAAGKLSAGDLSEAADRLAAAGCAPGARRWLDQGDAADLPFAHNPEIARGALEGAFAATDIVVQPAEGRAKALLVADMDSTMITVECIDELADYAGIKPRIAEVTERAMRGELDFAAALDARVALLEGLDESAIDRCLAERVRIMPGARALVRTMRARGAHTVLVSGGFTRFAEPVAAEIGFDRAIANRLVIAEGRLSGKVEKPIVDSSTKETTLLGAIAEHGLAPEATLAVGDGANDLAMIRRAGLGVAYHAKPIVAAAARARIDHGDLTALLWAQGIGRRDWVEG; encoded by the coding sequence GTGTTCATTGCGACGTTGATAGCAGCCGGAAAGCTTTCGGCGGGAGATTTGTCGGAAGCCGCCGATCGGCTCGCCGCTGCCGGCTGCGCGCCGGGGGCACGGCGATGGCTCGACCAGGGCGACGCCGCCGACCTTCCGTTCGCCCACAATCCCGAAATCGCCCGCGGCGCGCTGGAAGGCGCCTTTGCCGCGACCGACATCGTCGTCCAGCCGGCGGAGGGCAGGGCCAAGGCACTGCTGGTCGCCGACATGGATTCGACGATGATCACCGTCGAGTGCATCGACGAGCTCGCCGACTATGCCGGCATCAAGCCCCGGATCGCCGAGGTGACCGAGCGGGCGATGCGCGGCGAGCTCGACTTCGCCGCGGCGCTCGATGCGCGGGTGGCGCTGCTCGAGGGGCTGGACGAGAGCGCGATCGACCGCTGCCTTGCCGAGCGGGTGCGGATCATGCCGGGCGCCAGGGCGCTGGTCCGCACGATGCGCGCGCGGGGCGCCCATACGGTGCTGGTGTCGGGCGGCTTCACCCGCTTCGCCGAGCCAGTGGCGGCGGAGATCGGCTTCGACCGCGCCATCGCCAACCGGCTCGTCATCGCCGAGGGCAGGCTGAGCGGCAAGGTGGAGAAGCCGATCGTCGATTCCTCGACCAAGGAAACGACGCTGCTCGGTGCGATCGCCGAGCACGGCCTGGCCCCGGAGGCGACCCTGGCGGTCGGCGACGGCGCCAACGATCTCGCGATGATCCGCCGGGCCGGCCTCGGCGTCGCCTATCACGCCAAGCCGATCGTCGCCGCCGCGGCGAGGGCCCGGATCGACCATGGCGACCTGACGGCGCTGCTGTGGGCACAGGGGATCGGCCGGCGGGATTGGGTAGAGGGTTAG